In Flavobacterium sp. 83, the genomic window ATAAATGACCAATATCATACCCACCATTAGTTATATTGCTACTCAAATCATCTTGTAATTCTTGATTCCAAGCCCCCCCTGCCCCGGCAGCCGAATCCGAGTAGGGGTCAGTGGCTGCATCAGTATACATTATAAGATTGTTGTTTGAAATAATGTTCAGTTTTATAGCCAGATCTTTATTAAAAATACCATTAACTCTTGTCATAGTAGCATTCATACCAGCCAATGCTCCAGCAACAGTTCCACCAAAATAAGCAGCATATTCACCCGTACATGACAAAGCAAGTCTTAATGTTTTAAAAACTTTATTACTCGCATACATCGTACTAGTTTTATTTAGCAAATGTTTGTTTAATGCAACATCTTGCGTTTTACAGACCAATGGCAAGCTTCCTATAGCTCTATTTTTAGAATTAAAAAGAACATAGATCGAGTTGTCTTTTGAATAAGGCTCAATAAATTCTGAACCACTATCGCCTCTTAAAATCATGGTTTGAATCCCTTTTGGTGAAAAACTAAAATAAAGAAAGGCATTTTTATCAGTAATACCAACACCATTATAGGCTCTTATTTCAGGATATTTCGCTTGTAATTCAGGTTCAAAATTAGAGGATTCCCAAACTGAAAACCATTCCATAATTCCATCAGCATTAGGAATAGTAATTTGAATTCTATTTCCCTTTGCCGTTTTATTTTGAAGTGGCTCCAAAGATTGTCTGATAGCAATTTCGTCCAATTTGAATAACAATTCATTATCAGCACTTGGTTTAGCACTCTTTCTATCTGAAACAGCAATCTTATTTTGATCTACTCTTTTCCACGGAGTCCCGTTTTGAGCATTTATTATTGAATTAGAAACAATAATTACAAAGAATAATATAATTCTTTTCATGATTTGAGGGTATTTGAACCTCAAAATTAAAGCATTTATGTTAATGTATAAAAAGAATATCCACTATTTTAAATGAATTATCTACTTCCAAAGGTTAGATTTCTGATTTTTTATAGTTTTTTTCAGGAACCAGCGCTAAATTCTATCGAAAATCAATTCCCATACCGCTTCTTTTAAAATAGATAGTATAAATTTGCAGTATTATAAAACATTTGCTTTGAAGATTTTTCATTCTATAAACGATTTCAGTTCTAACAAGAAAACAATCCTAACTTTAGGCACCTTTGACGGAGTTCATATTGGTCACAAAAAAATCCTGGAAAAGCTTATCCAAAAAACAAAAAAAGAAGACTATGAAAGTTTAGTCCTTACTTTTTTTCCACACCCCAGAATGGTCTTACAGGAACATTCCGACATAAAACTACTCAATACTATAGATGAAAAAATAGCTTTATTGGAGCAAATTGGCATTGAAAATCTTGTCATCCATCCTTTTGACGAGACTTTTTCGAGATTGACCGCCGAAGAGTTTGTGAAAAATGTGCTCGTAGATCGATTTCATATTCAAAAAATAATAATAGGTTACGATCATCGATTTGGCAGAAACCGCACGGCTAATATTGACGACCTTATTGCTTTTGGAAAAGAATATAGTTTTGAAGTTGAACAAATATCCGTTCAGGAAATAAATGACATTTCAGTAAGTTCTACTAAAATTAGAACAGCATTGTTAGAAGGAAATATGGATTTGGCTAATGAGTGTTTAGGCTATGAGTATTTCCTAACCGGAATTATTGTTAAAGGAAAACAATTGGGAAGAACAATAAACTTTCCGACTGCCAACATAAAAATCGAAGAAAATTACAAGCTTATTCCGCAAAATGGAGTTTATATTGTAAAAAGCACCATCAACCAAAAAACTGTTTTTGGCATGATGAATATTGGATTCAATCCCACTGTCGATGGACAAAATCAGACTATTGAAGTTCATTATTTTGATTTTGACGAAGATTTATACAATCAAAAAATTAGAGTTTCCTTGTTGCACAGAATTCGTTCTGAGCAAAAATTTGAATCTTTTATTCTTTTAAAAGAGCAACTCGAAAAAGACAAAAAAACCGCAACTGAATACCTAAAAAAAATTTAACTTTCTATAAAATTCTTTTTTAACACATTTCATTAAATATTGTCATATTTTCAGTAAATTTGAAATGTAATGCATTGTTTATCATAGCCGTATTATTTTTAAATCTTCTAAAAATTAATCATATGAAACTGCCAAAAGAATTTTACAACGGATTTATAATTTTCCTAGGAATTGGTCTTTACTTTTTATTCATGGAGCTTTTAGGGCTTGCTGATTTGTTTTACTTACGCCTTTTCAATGTCCTATTTGTTTTTTATGGTACTAACCGAACTTTAAAAACAAATTTTACTGAAGGAAAAACCATTCTTGTTTCTAATGCTGCCTCTGCATTAACCACATCACTCACAGGGATTTTTTTAAGTGTCATCGGACTCATAATCTACAGTTATTCAAAAGGTGGCGACGCCTATGTAGGGTCATTATCAAAAACTTTATTATTTGGCGGCAATCCCTCTGTAATGACTTATTCAATTTCTTTACTTTTTGAGGGAATCGTATCTGCTGTCATTGTTACATTTATGCTACTGCTGTATTGGGATAGCCGTTACTCTTCTGACAAACATCAAAATTAAGTAAATAAAAAAAGGTTTTTTAATTGATCTGTTTCATGAAAAAGACTCTATAATTACCCTTTAGATCCAATGATTCAAAACGTCAGTCCGAGGCATAATTTTTATTCTAAAAAAACAATATAAAATGACGTTACAACTATCTCGTCAGTTCAGGTAAATTTTCTAAAAATACGAACAGCTTTTTAAAAAAATTTGTATCGAGTACCTTTTTTAATAAAACGTAAATGGTAGTGTTTTTTGTTTAGCAGACCTGAACAAAACTTCTCGATACACATCACATTCGAAGTGAAGTGCGTATCAAAAACCTTTTTTCAATACTAATTACGCCTACCGGATGGATGATAGTTCTAAAAAAACATTCTGTTTCAAAACAACCTGATTATTTTAATTTTAAAAAACAAACCTCATGAAACTACCAAAAGAGTTATTAAACGGATGTCTTATTTTTATCGGAATTGGCCTTTATTTCTTGTTAATGAATGCATTAGGCTATGCTGATTTATTTTATTTACGACTCGTTAACGTATTTTTTGTTTTTTATGGCGTTAACAGAACTATCTCAATGAATCTTGCAGAAGGCAAAAAAACATTCATCGCTAATGCAATATCGGCTATGATGACATCACTTGCTGGTGTATTTCTAAGCATCATTGGACTAGTAATTTATAGCTATATGCAAGGCGGGGATTCTTACGTAAAATCCTTACCGAAAACATTTTTATTTGGGGGAAATCCATCCGTGAACACATATTCTATTTGCTTACTCTTTGAAGGGATTGCTTCGTCAGTAATTGTTACCATGTTACTCATGCTATATTGGAACAACCGCCTTACAACCGATTAACTTCGACTTTAAAATTGTTTCTAATTGGCTTTTAAAGCTATTGCATTGCTTCTTTACAACAATTTGACTACTTTTGATGCATCAAAAAAGCGTATCGATGAGCATTACAAAACACAACTGGACGAAAGACGAAATTATCGCAATATATAACAAGCCTATGATGGATTTGCTTTTTGAAGCAGCTTCTATCCATAGAGAACATCATGACCCTAACGTTGTTCAGGTTTCAACCTTATTATCTATAAAAACAGGTGGTTGCCCAGAAGATTGTGGATATTGCCCTCAGGCAGCCCGTTATCACACTGAAATTGAAGGAAATGATTTAATGTCAGTAAGCCAAGTAAAAGCACAAGCTTTGCGTGCAAAGTCAACTGGTTCTTCGCGAGTATGTATGGGAGCAGCATGGAGAAATGTAAAAGACGGCCCTGAGTTTGATCAAGTACTAGAAATGGTGCGTACCATCAATAAACTGGATATGGAAGTGTGCTGTACACTTGGAATGATTACTGAAAACCAAGCACATCGTTTGGCAGAAGCCGGTTTATATGCATACAACCACAATTTAGACACTTCAGAAGAATATTATAAAGAAGTAATCTCAACACGTGGTTTTGAAGACCGTTTACAAACCATCGAGAATGTCCGTAAAACGAATGTTACTGTTTGTAGTGGTGGAATTATTGGCATGGGAGAAAGTATTGAGGACAGAGCCGGAATGCTTGTTGCTCTTTCTACACTAAATCCTCAACCGGAATCAGTGCCAATAAATGCATTAGTTGCTGTTGAAGGAACTCCGATGGAAGAAGAAAAACCAGTAGAAATTTGGGAAATGATCCGAATGGTAGCCACTACCAGAATTATCATGCCAGAAACTCAAGTGCGTTTATCAGCAGGAAGAATGAACATGAGCCGAGAGGGACAAGCAATGTGCTTTTTTGCCGGAGCTAATTCTATTTTTGCCGGAGATAAATTACTGACTACGCCAAACCCAGATGTAAATGAAGACATGAAAATGTTTGAAATGTTGGGATTAAACCCTCAAAAACCATTTACAAAAGTATCACAACCTCAAACGGTTGAAGCAGCAGATTCTCAATTTGCTCCATTAGGCGAAAAACCAAAATGGTCAAGACCAGGACATACCATCGAGAGAAATCTTGAAGCCTCTACTAAAGAAAAATAGTATTTTTTTACAATAATTGATTAAAGTAAATCTAATATGCTCTTAACCTAAAAATTAAGAGCATTTTATAATTTTAATTTATGAAAATTGATTTAACCGAAATAGAACGTGTTTCAACCATTTCGAAAGAGGATTTTCATACTAATTATGTTCAAAAACAAAAGCCGTTAGTTATTGAAAAATTAACGCAAGATTGGCCCGCATACAATAAATGGAACCTCAACTATATTAAATCAGTCGCAGGCGAAAAAATAGTCCCTTTGTACGACAACAGGCCCGTTTCGCATAAAGATGGATTTAATGAAGCCCACGCCAAAATGAAAATGGCAGACTATGTTGACTTATTACAATCAAAACCCACCAATTATAGAATATTCCTTTATGATTTAATGAAGGAATTACCCATTCTCCACAAAGATTTTCGATGGCCTAATTTAGGATTACACCTAATAAAACAATTACCAATGCTTTTCTTTGGAGGGAAAAACTCCAAAGTATTCATGCATTTTGATATCGATTATTCAAATATTCTCCATTTTCAATTTGACGGTCAAAAACAATGTATTTTATTCGACCCGCATCAAACCCCTTTTTTATACAAAATCCCCCATTCATTAATCTGCAGAGAAGATATTGATTTTGACAATCCAGACTTTGATAAATGGCCGGCTTTAAAACAAGCAAAAGGATTTATTTGCAAATTAAATCATGGTGAAATGTTGTTCATGCCCGAAGGCTATTGGCATTATATGAAATACCTCGAACCTGGTTTCTCAATGAGTTTGCGGGCTTACCCCCGAAAAATTTCAAATCTGTCAAAAGCAGTTTACAATATGATTATAATGCGCTACTACGATAATTTAATGCGCAGACTAAAAGGACAAAAATGGATTGATTACAAGAATAAAAAAGCTATAACACTAACGCACCAGAAACTAAACATTAGTTAGAACCAAAAAAAATGAGATTTATTAGAAACAAATCCTCTTTGTATCCTGGATAATAGAATTGAAATCTCTTAATTTATAATTTTATTAGCTATCATTTTACCGTTTTTTAATACCGTTTTTACCAATACAATTTGTTCACTTGAAAGCAAATTAGGCACCAAAAATTCAGAACTGCCTATATTGTTTTTTTGATACAGTTTCCTTCCTGACAAATCATAAATAACAATTTTATCTATTGGTTCAACTGATGAATTTACTTGTATCTGTTTGTTCTTTCTAAAAACACAAACAGAATTTTTCTCTTTTTTAAAGCTATTTTCGGCTAACGTTTTATCTGTAAAACGCAATACAAAACGGTCATTAAAAGTACCCGTTTGGGTATTAAAAGTATAGCTGCCATTTTTCAAATCAAAAATTGTATTATTTAATTTGTCTTCGATGAAAACTAGCTGATTGGATAATAATCCATCAACCGCATCAATATTTATTGAAAAAAGACCCTCAATAGTCGTACTGTAACCTAAAGGAATAACATCTGTTTCGTCAAATGGCAAACCTTTGGCCTGAATCACTAAATTTTGATTTTGATTAACACTATAAAAATCTATGTACTCATTTGCATCAAAACTTTCCCCATCAAAACCAATATCAAAATCATTAGTTGCCCCTTCTATATAGCCAATTAAAGTTTGTTTGAAAGCCCCTTGACTATTAGATAAATTTAGCCAGATTCGATCTTTCTCTATACTTATCTTCGCCAATTTTTTTATTACATTCGATTTAAAAAAACTAGAATTATTACCGGCAATGCGCATGCTATTATTAAAAACCGCTGTCCCGCCTCCATTACTACTTGTCACAAAAAATGACTGACCTGATGCAATTTTACCATTAGGTTTGGTATTATTTATTCCTAATTTCAAGGCAGGACTTGTTCCTACTCCGCCGGATAAGTTATAAACAGCATAATCATCTGAGGTATATGCATTATTTGTAATAGCAGTATTATGTGTCCAGAGATAAATTGTCCCATCTGTGACGCCAGCATTTGTCGCAATAAAAACATCAGCGTCAATTGCTGAGGGATATGGATTCCCAATG contains:
- a CDS encoding bifunctional riboflavin kinase/FAD synthetase — encoded protein: MKIFHSINDFSSNKKTILTLGTFDGVHIGHKKILEKLIQKTKKEDYESLVLTFFPHPRMVLQEHSDIKLLNTIDEKIALLEQIGIENLVIHPFDETFSRLTAEEFVKNVLVDRFHIQKIIIGYDHRFGRNRTANIDDLIAFGKEYSFEVEQISVQEINDISVSSTKIRTALLEGNMDLANECLGYEYFLTGIIVKGKQLGRTINFPTANIKIEENYKLIPQNGVYIVKSTINQKTVFGMMNIGFNPTVDGQNQTIEVHYFDFDEDLYNQKIRVSLLHRIRSEQKFESFILLKEQLEKDKKTATEYLKKI
- the bioB gene encoding biotin synthase BioB codes for the protein MSITKHNWTKDEIIAIYNKPMMDLLFEAASIHREHHDPNVVQVSTLLSIKTGGCPEDCGYCPQAARYHTEIEGNDLMSVSQVKAQALRAKSTGSSRVCMGAAWRNVKDGPEFDQVLEMVRTINKLDMEVCCTLGMITENQAHRLAEAGLYAYNHNLDTSEEYYKEVISTRGFEDRLQTIENVRKTNVTVCSGGIIGMGESIEDRAGMLVALSTLNPQPESVPINALVAVEGTPMEEEKPVEIWEMIRMVATTRIIMPETQVRLSAGRMNMSREGQAMCFFAGANSIFAGDKLLTTPNPDVNEDMKMFEMLGLNPQKPFTKVSQPQTVEAADSQFAPLGEKPKWSRPGHTIERNLEASTKEK
- a CDS encoding cupin-like domain-containing protein, producing MKIDLTEIERVSTISKEDFHTNYVQKQKPLVIEKLTQDWPAYNKWNLNYIKSVAGEKIVPLYDNRPVSHKDGFNEAHAKMKMADYVDLLQSKPTNYRIFLYDLMKELPILHKDFRWPNLGLHLIKQLPMLFFGGKNSKVFMHFDIDYSNILHFQFDGQKQCILFDPHQTPFLYKIPHSLICREDIDFDNPDFDKWPALKQAKGFICKLNHGEMLFMPEGYWHYMKYLEPGFSMSLRAYPRKISNLSKAVYNMIIMRYYDNLMRRLKGQKWIDYKNKKAITLTHQKLNIS